A section of the Petrimonas sulfuriphila genome encodes:
- a CDS encoding ribonuclease HII, giving the protein MKQHKPLESCLHPGCIEAGCDEAGRGCLAGPVFAAAVVLKPGFRCEELNDSKQLSERERNRLRPIIEQSAMCYAVEMCTPDEIDELNILWASVKAMHKALSRLTVTPEHILIDGNRFHPFQQIPHTCVIKGDGKYLSIAAASVLAKTYRDEYMQNLHNQFPVYGWMHNKGYPTRAHREAIKQHGITIHHRQTFHLIEKQLKFEW; this is encoded by the coding sequence ATGAAGCAACACAAACCGTTGGAGAGCTGCCTTCACCCCGGTTGCATCGAAGCCGGTTGCGACGAAGCGGGACGCGGATGCCTTGCCGGCCCTGTCTTCGCAGCTGCAGTTGTCCTCAAGCCCGGATTCCGGTGTGAAGAGCTCAACGATTCCAAGCAATTATCGGAAAGGGAACGGAACCGTCTCCGACCTATCATTGAGCAGAGTGCGATGTGCTACGCCGTTGAAATGTGCACCCCGGATGAAATTGACGAGTTAAATATCCTCTGGGCATCGGTTAAAGCCATGCACAAAGCCCTAAGCAGGCTGACCGTGACGCCTGAACATATCCTGATAGACGGGAACCGGTTTCATCCGTTCCAACAGATTCCACACACATGTGTGATAAAGGGTGACGGAAAGTACTTGTCGATTGCGGCAGCATCGGTGCTGGCAAAAACATACCGGGATGAGTATATGCAAAACCTACACAATCAATTTCCCGTTTACGGATGGATGCACAACAAAGGATACCCTACACGTGCGCATCGCGAAGCGATTAAACAGCACGGGATAACGATCCACCACCGGCAGACTTTTCACTTGATTGAAAAACAACTGAAATTCGAGTGGTAA
- a CDS encoding metallophosphoesterase — MKKYTFFLLLLFFFPSTNVVSKPVRIAILSDIHYLSPEIAQPGAALEKYETATGRNLSDLHAVLDKTLAEIEAAGTDILLITGDITNHGEKQSHIDFTKKLYPLQQRGMRIQVIPGNHDINIPDSRAYIGEVPAPAQSISAKEFPEIYGPFGYNGALKLDTASLSYLAEINENTWLLCFDTNRYAEHKTTSVSGGRILPSTMNWALDILRQAKAKNVTVLGMMHHGIVEHMPYQATFFPGHILENWESAAGILAAAGLKIVFTGHFHSNDITQFTGSAENILYDVETGSLSQYPFPYRLITLDSTSLSIDTRFIESVPGTAGLQDKYRKTTESIIRRGVRARLQQTGIPFADDAREALVELLTGLNVLHLKGDEVLDEGMLRSIQQFAEVMDDENFDINSFQLDFPPADNKLKINLK; from the coding sequence AATCGCCATCCTCAGCGACATACATTACTTGAGCCCAGAGATAGCTCAACCGGGAGCAGCTCTGGAAAAGTATGAAACAGCCACGGGCAGAAACCTTTCCGATTTACACGCCGTTCTCGACAAAACTCTCGCGGAGATAGAAGCTGCGGGAACAGATATATTACTCATCACAGGAGACATAACTAACCATGGCGAGAAACAAAGCCATATCGACTTTACCAAAAAGCTCTATCCTTTACAACAGCGTGGAATGCGAATCCAGGTCATCCCCGGGAACCACGACATCAACATCCCCGACTCGAGGGCATATATCGGTGAGGTCCCTGCTCCAGCTCAAAGCATTTCGGCCAAAGAGTTTCCTGAAATTTATGGGCCCTTCGGCTATAACGGCGCGCTAAAACTCGACACTGCCTCATTAAGTTATCTGGCGGAAATTAACGAAAACACGTGGTTGCTTTGTTTCGATACCAATCGATATGCAGAACATAAAACCACGTCAGTTTCGGGTGGGCGGATTCTCCCCTCAACGATGAATTGGGCACTTGATATCCTTCGCCAGGCAAAAGCAAAAAACGTTACTGTCCTGGGTATGATGCATCACGGCATTGTAGAACACATGCCTTATCAGGCCACGTTTTTTCCGGGCCATATACTGGAAAACTGGGAGTCTGCCGCAGGAATCCTTGCCGCTGCCGGCTTGAAAATCGTATTTACCGGACACTTCCACTCCAACGATATTACACAGTTCACGGGTTCTGCAGAAAACATCTTGTACGATGTAGAAACCGGAAGCCTGTCACAGTATCCGTTCCCTTATCGACTGATAACACTCGACTCCACGTCTCTCTCCATCGATACCCGCTTTATCGAATCTGTTCCCGGGACAGCCGGTTTGCAGGATAAATACCGCAAAACAACGGAATCGATCATTCGTCGAGGCGTCCGGGCACGACTTCAACAAACGGGAATACCTTTCGCGGATGATGCCCGGGAAGCGTTGGTCGAACTGCTCACTGGCTTAAATGTATTGCACCTGAAGGGCGATGAAGTTCTTGATGAGGGCATGCTCCGCTCAATCCAACAATTTGCTGAAGTAATGGATGATGAGAATTTCGACATAAATTCTTTTCAGCTCGATTTCCCCCCGGCAGACAACAAACTGAAAATTAATCTTAAATGA